Proteins from one Nitrobacteraceae bacterium AZCC 2146 genomic window:
- a CDS encoding protein gp37 (product_source=COG4422; cog=COG4422; pfam=PF07505) gives MADTSIEWTDATWNPVAGCTVLSAGCTNCYAMRMAARLDAMGVEKYEGLTRKSGGRAVWTGKIRLDEKSLDAPRSWSKPRKVFVNSMSDLFHDDVPVEFIRRVWGVMQDTPRHTYQILTKRPERMAEILSGPGFSVLPNVWLGTSVEDDRVLSRLDAIRTVPAAVRFVSLEPLIGSVAAGDLRGIHWAIVGGESGPRSREMKPEWVDEIESMCRRSGVAFFFKQWGGKNKKATGRLLRGRTYDEMPLRV, from the coding sequence ATGGCTGACACATCAATCGAATGGACTGACGCAACATGGAACCCGGTCGCCGGATGCACCGTGCTGAGCGCTGGCTGCACGAACTGTTACGCGATGCGAATGGCAGCCAGGCTCGACGCGATGGGCGTCGAAAAATACGAAGGGCTCACTCGCAAGAGCGGCGGTAGAGCGGTCTGGACCGGAAAAATCCGACTCGATGAAAAATCACTCGACGCGCCGCGCTCATGGTCAAAGCCGCGCAAAGTTTTCGTGAACTCAATGTCCGACCTATTTCACGACGACGTGCCCGTGGAATTTATCCGTCGGGTCTGGGGGGTGATGCAGGATACGCCGCGCCATACCTATCAGATCCTGACAAAACGTCCGGAGCGGATGGCTGAAATTCTCAGCGGCCCCGGATTTTCCGTGCTCCCGAATGTGTGGCTCGGTACAAGCGTTGAGGATGATCGCGTTCTTAGCCGCCTGGATGCGATCCGAACTGTACCTGCTGCAGTGCGGTTTGTATCATTGGAGCCGCTCATCGGATCTGTTGCTGCCGGTGATTTGCGCGGGATTCACTGGGCGATCGTTGGCGGGGAGAGTGGCCCGCGCTCGCGTGAAATGAAGCCGGAATGGGTGGACGAGATCGAGTCGATGTGTCGTCGCTCCGGGGTCGCATTCTTCTTCAAACAGTGGGGTGGAAAGAACAAAAAAGCCACGGGACGTTTACTTCGTGGGCGAACCTACGATGAGATGCCGCTGCGGGTCTAA
- a CDS encoding three-Cys-motif partner protein (product_source=TIGR04474; cath_funfam=3.40.50.150; cog=COG0742; superfamily=53335; tigrfam=TIGR04474): MGGQHTELKLSIIEGYLRAFTVALRPHFKDLWYIDAFAGTGSRTVRTVRRGASLVEAPADEIVERRRGSAQIAIDTRPSFDFLVFIEKNRNYVAALNDLAAINLQRRIVVAEEDANTALRRLIATNSWDDKRAVVFLDPYGMEVEWATLEAIASTRAIDVWFLFPLAGLFRQATRRLTDIDQHKRAALTRMFGSSAWEEELYPIEEADLFGAIPERRRDLNPGGLEAYVQRRLSTIFGKVLKPLALPVHKSPQMFSLFLCISNKSNEAIGLATRIGSHLLDPQRHLIVGSPTK, from the coding sequence TTGGGGGGGCAGCACACCGAACTTAAACTATCTATCATTGAGGGATATCTGCGTGCCTTCACGGTTGCACTAAGGCCCCATTTTAAAGACCTTTGGTACATCGACGCTTTTGCTGGAACCGGTAGTCGAACGGTACGAACGGTGCGAAGGGGAGCCTCTCTCGTTGAGGCCCCAGCCGATGAGATTGTCGAACGACGGCGCGGCTCAGCTCAAATTGCGATCGATACTCGCCCATCGTTCGATTTTCTTGTTTTTATAGAGAAAAATAGAAATTACGTAGCTGCACTAAACGATCTAGCTGCGATCAATCTTCAGCGGCGGATCGTGGTCGCGGAAGAAGACGCCAATACGGCGCTGCGACGACTGATAGCTACCAACAGTTGGGATGACAAACGAGCTGTGGTCTTCCTCGACCCCTACGGAATGGAGGTTGAATGGGCCACCCTAGAAGCGATTGCTTCGACACGAGCAATCGACGTGTGGTTTTTGTTTCCACTTGCTGGACTATTTCGGCAAGCAACAAGACGTCTAACAGACATAGACCAACATAAGCGCGCTGCGCTTACACGGATGTTCGGCTCATCTGCATGGGAAGAAGAATTATACCCCATTGAGGAGGCCGACTTGTTCGGTGCTATTCCTGAGCGGCGACGAGATCTGAACCCTGGCGGCCTCGAAGCTTACGTTCAAAGACGGCTTAGCACGATATTTGGGAAGGTGCTCAAACCTCTGGCACTGCCGGTTCACAAGAGTCCGCAGATGTTTTCGCTCTTCCTTTGTATTTCAAATAAGTCGAATGAAGCCATTGGCCTCGCAACCAGAATTGGAAGTCATCTTTTAGACCCGCAGCGGCATCTCATCGTAGGTTCGCCCACGAAGTAA
- a CDS encoding penicillin-binding protein 1A (product_source=KO:K05366; cath_funfam=1.10.3810.10,3.40.710.10; cog=COG0744; ko=KO:K05366; pfam=PF00905,PF00912; superfamily=56601; tigrfam=TIGR02074; transmembrane_helix_parts=Inside_1_75,TMhelix_76_98,Outside_99_748) — MAWGKKKGGGRKEPKFGLAASLSELRLNPLDRVSVADDDRPKKSPKRESGGDRPRKSRTSSKARSRGGLRSGIKRLFYWGAVLGLWGAIAVVGVVVYVGAHLPPIQSLEIPKRPPTIQIVGMDGSVLATRGEQAGTNVALKDLPPYLPKAFIAIEDRRFYSHYGVDPLGIARAAVANVMHRGVSQGGSTLTQQLAKNLFLTQERTMQRKLQEVELAFWLERKHSKNEILELYLNRVYFGSGAYGVEAAAQRYFGKSAKNVTIAEAAMLAGLVKSPSRLAPNRNPEGAEKRAQTVLAAMADANFITDAQAQASIGHPSYNVKAVGAGTVNYVADWIGEVLDDLVGQIDQSIIVETSIDPKLQSVAETAVIDELAAKSVKFNVSQGALVAMTPDGSVRAMVGGRNYAESQYNRAVTAKRQPGSSFKPFVYLTAIEAGLTPETIRQDAPLDVKGWKPENYTHQYFGPVTLTQALAMSLNTVAVRLGLEVGAKSVVRTAHRLGISSKLDANASIALGTSEVSLTELVGAYAPFSNGGMGVTPHVVNKIRNVEGNKVIYARPADALGQVIDPRSVAMMNTMMQETLLSGTAHKAELPGWFAAGKTGTSQDFRDAWFIGYTSKLVTGVWLGNDDNSPTKKATGGGLPVEIWTRFMRAAHQGLTPEPVPGLQPSGFFATVAQAVSQVVPGPAPQQLAPPPPGYVPSAPIYNGTRPQPAAPTQAAYPGARAAPQPNARPEAASGLDGWLVERLFGR, encoded by the coding sequence ATGGCGTGGGGCAAGAAAAAGGGCGGCGGACGCAAGGAGCCGAAGTTCGGGCTCGCCGCATCGCTGTCCGAGCTGCGGCTCAATCCGCTCGACCGCGTTTCGGTCGCAGACGACGACAGACCGAAGAAATCCCCGAAGCGCGAATCCGGCGGCGACCGGCCGCGCAAAAGCCGGACCAGCAGCAAGGCGCGATCCAGGGGCGGACTTCGCAGCGGCATCAAGCGGCTGTTTTATTGGGGCGCGGTGCTCGGCCTGTGGGGCGCGATCGCCGTGGTCGGCGTCGTGGTCTATGTCGGCGCGCATCTGCCGCCGATTCAATCACTCGAAATTCCGAAGCGGCCGCCGACCATCCAGATCGTCGGCATGGACGGCAGCGTGTTGGCGACAAGGGGCGAACAGGCCGGCACCAATGTGGCGCTGAAGGACCTGCCGCCGTATCTGCCGAAGGCCTTCATCGCCATCGAGGATCGCCGGTTCTATTCGCATTACGGCGTCGATCCGCTCGGCATCGCCCGCGCCGCGGTCGCCAATGTGATGCATCGCGGCGTATCGCAGGGCGGCTCGACGCTGACGCAGCAGCTGGCGAAGAACCTGTTCCTGACCCAGGAGCGGACCATGCAGCGCAAGCTGCAGGAGGTCGAACTGGCGTTCTGGCTGGAGCGCAAGCATTCCAAGAACGAGATTCTCGAACTCTATCTCAACCGCGTCTATTTCGGCTCCGGCGCCTATGGCGTCGAGGCGGCGGCGCAGCGCTACTTCGGCAAGTCCGCGAAAAACGTCACGATTGCCGAAGCCGCGATGCTCGCCGGGCTCGTCAAGTCGCCGTCGCGGCTGGCGCCGAACCGTAACCCGGAAGGCGCCGAGAAGCGCGCGCAGACCGTGCTCGCCGCGATGGCCGACGCCAACTTCATCACCGACGCGCAGGCGCAGGCCTCGATCGGCCATCCGTCCTACAATGTGAAGGCGGTCGGCGCCGGCACCGTGAATTACGTCGCCGACTGGATCGGCGAGGTGCTGGACGATCTCGTCGGCCAGATCGACCAGAGCATCATCGTCGAGACCTCGATCGATCCGAAGCTGCAGAGCGTGGCGGAGACCGCCGTGATCGACGAACTCGCCGCCAAGAGCGTCAAGTTCAACGTCTCGCAGGGCGCGCTGGTGGCGATGACGCCGGATGGCTCGGTGCGCGCCATGGTCGGCGGCCGCAATTATGCCGAGAGCCAGTACAATCGCGCGGTCACCGCCAAGCGCCAGCCCGGCTCGTCGTTCAAGCCGTTCGTCTACCTCACCGCGATCGAGGCCGGGCTGACGCCGGAAACGATCCGGCAGGACGCGCCGCTCGACGTCAAGGGCTGGAAGCCGGAGAACTACACCCACCAGTATTTCGGTCCGGTGACGCTGACCCAGGCGCTGGCGATGTCGCTGAATACGGTCGCGGTGCGGCTCGGCCTCGAGGTCGGCGCCAAGAGCGTGGTGCGCACCGCGCATCGGCTCGGCATCTCCTCGAAGCTCGACGCCAATGCCTCGATCGCGCTGGGCACCTCCGAGGTGTCGCTCACCGAACTGGTCGGCGCCTATGCGCCGTTCTCCAATGGCGGCATGGGAGTCACGCCCCATGTGGTGAACAAGATCCGCAACGTCGAAGGCAACAAGGTGATCTATGCCCGGCCGGCGGACGCGCTCGGCCAGGTGATCGATCCGCGTAGCGTCGCGATGATGAACACGATGATGCAGGAGACCTTGCTGAGCGGCACCGCCCACAAGGCCGAACTGCCGGGCTGGTTCGCCGCCGGCAAGACCGGCACCAGCCAGGATTTCCGCGACGCATGGTTCATCGGCTACACCTCGAAGCTGGTCACCGGCGTCTGGCTCGGCAATGACGACAATTCGCCGACCAAGAAAGCCACCGGCGGCGGATTGCCGGTGGAAATCTGGACGCGCTTCATGCGCGCCGCGCATCAGGGCCTGACGCCGGAGCCGGTGCCCGGCCTGCAGCCATCAGGCTTCTTCGCCACCGTCGCGCAAGCGGTCTCACAGGTCGTGCCGGGACCGGCGCCGCAGCAGCTCGCGCCGCCGCCGCCGGGCTATGTGCCGAGCGCGCCGATCTATAACGGCACCCGCCCGCAACCGGCAGCGCCAACGCAAGCGGCCTATCCCGGCGCGCGCGCAGCCCCGCAGCCCAACGCCCGGCCCGAAGCGGCAAGCGGATTGGACGGCTGGCTGGTGGAACGGTTGTTCGGACGATAG
- a CDS encoding putative metal-dependent hydrolase (product_source=COG1451; cog=COG1451; pfam=PF01863; superfamily=55486), giving the protein MAFRALLYRRPAEPLTLAVKHGSQIFSIRLRRHRRARRYTLRIHPSDREAILTMPPRGTLIDAKDFAQRHGAWIAARLGRLPKAEPFQSGTVVPLRGTPHRIVHRAGVRGTVWTETRDSGEKILCVAGEAEHIDRRIHDFLKREARKDLQKASQYYAEALNVRVKRLSIRDQSSRWGSCTSAGSLSFSWRLILAPPYVLDYLAAHEVAHLVEMNHSPKFWKVVAKICGAVERAKTWLDTHGNDLHRYGVQD; this is encoded by the coding sequence ATGGCCTTCCGCGCACTTCTTTACCGTCGCCCCGCTGAACCTCTCACGCTTGCCGTCAAGCATGGCTCGCAAATCTTCTCAATTCGATTGCGGCGACACCGCCGCGCGCGGCGTTACACGCTGCGCATTCATCCGAGCGATCGCGAAGCGATCCTGACAATGCCGCCGCGTGGCACGCTGATTGACGCCAAGGACTTTGCACAGCGTCACGGCGCCTGGATCGCCGCGCGTCTTGGTCGTTTGCCGAAGGCAGAGCCGTTTCAGTCGGGAACCGTGGTGCCGTTGCGCGGCACGCCGCATCGCATCGTGCATCGCGCAGGCGTCCGCGGCACGGTGTGGACGGAGACGCGCGACAGCGGCGAGAAGATCCTGTGCGTTGCCGGCGAAGCTGAGCACATCGATCGCCGCATTCATGATTTCCTCAAGCGCGAGGCCCGCAAGGACCTGCAGAAGGCATCGCAGTATTATGCCGAGGCGCTGAACGTCAGGGTGAAGCGGCTCTCGATCCGCGACCAGTCGAGCCGCTGGGGCTCGTGCACCTCGGCGGGATCGCTGTCGTTCTCGTGGCGCCTGATCCTCGCGCCGCCTTACGTGCTGGATTACCTCGCCGCGCACGAAGTCGCGCATCTGGTCGAGATGAACCACTCGCCCAAGTTCTGGAAAGTGGTGGCGAAGATCTGCGGCGCCGTCGAACGCGCCAAGACCTGGCTCGACACCCACGGCAACGACCTGCATCGCTACGGCGTGCAGGACTGA